Proteins from a single region of Gemmatimonadales bacterium:
- a CDS encoding FAD-binding oxidoreductase — protein sequence MKRRAFVGSTLATISIPGLSESGVWQRVRQDPGDIEAVTGDGRKVTLRGMAVRELAQGLEGRLLHARSEGYETARHILNPAIDKRPALIAQPGDVDAVRRAVQFAREYGLLLAVKCGGHSFSGQSTCDGGLMIDLQRIRSVRVDPTARRAVVAGGNLLGAVDAATTPHGLVTPLGTVSHTGVGGLTTGGGFGRLARRYGLSVDNLVGVEVVTADGRLLRADANENADLFWGVRGGGGNFGIVTAFTFALHPMQRDVISGGLVYPYSKARDAWELYGEYTVRAPDDLFLGIVQTLPPGGGEGNVLLEVCYSGPERDASRAMAPLAKLGRPVADARKTMPYVTAQKADDNTDPRALSMYLKSGFTRNIDSRMAAEISRALEGRPDRLTMVFAAQCGGAIGRVAESATAFANRDAEQTILAAVGWSPKAPAAPHLAYAREYWKVVEPFTNGFYVNDLSGEERSAIEANYRGNFARLSRLKTKYDPTNLFRLNANILPG from the coding sequence ATGAAACGGCGCGCGTTCGTCGGTTCTACGCTGGCCACCATCTCGATTCCCGGACTTTCTGAGTCCGGGGTCTGGCAGCGGGTACGTCAGGATCCGGGTGACATCGAGGCAGTAACGGGTGACGGTCGGAAGGTCACCCTGCGCGGCATGGCCGTGCGGGAGCTAGCACAGGGGTTGGAGGGGCGACTGCTGCATGCGCGAAGCGAGGGGTATGAGACCGCGCGTCACATCCTCAATCCGGCCATCGACAAGCGGCCGGCCCTGATTGCGCAGCCCGGTGACGTCGATGCGGTTCGACGGGCAGTGCAGTTCGCGCGTGAGTATGGACTGTTGCTTGCCGTGAAATGCGGCGGCCACAGCTTCTCAGGACAATCGACCTGCGATGGCGGCCTGATGATTGACCTGCAGCGGATTCGTTCCGTGCGGGTGGATCCGACAGCGCGACGTGCTGTCGTTGCTGGTGGCAACCTGCTGGGCGCTGTCGATGCCGCCACCACACCGCACGGTCTGGTCACTCCGCTCGGTACGGTGTCGCACACCGGCGTTGGAGGCCTCACGACCGGAGGCGGCTTCGGGCGCCTGGCAAGACGGTACGGCCTCTCGGTCGACAATCTGGTCGGGGTCGAAGTCGTCACGGCGGATGGCCGACTGCTCCGCGCCGATGCAAACGAGAATGCGGATCTCTTCTGGGGCGTGCGCGGCGGTGGCGGGAACTTCGGCATCGTGACGGCGTTCACGTTTGCCCTCCATCCCATGCAGCGGGACGTCATCAGCGGGGGCTTGGTCTATCCCTACTCCAAGGCACGGGATGCCTGGGAGCTGTACGGGGAGTACACCGTCAGGGCTCCCGACGATCTCTTTCTCGGCATCGTGCAGACCCTTCCGCCTGGCGGTGGTGAGGGAAACGTGCTGCTCGAGGTCTGCTACTCGGGGCCGGAGCGAGATGCCAGTCGCGCCATGGCGCCCTTGGCCAAGCTGGGTCGGCCCGTCGCTGATGCCCGTAAGACAATGCCCTATGTCACAGCGCAGAAAGCGGACGATAACACCGATCCTCGCGCGCTCTCGATGTACCTCAAGAGCGGCTTTACTCGCAACATCGACTCACGGATGGCCGCCGAGATATCCCGTGCGCTCGAAGGACGTCCGGATCGCCTGACGATGGTCTTCGCGGCTCAGTGCGGCGGCGCTATCGGCCGGGTGGCAGAGTCCGCGACCGCCTTTGCCAACCGGGACGCGGAGCAGACCATCCTTGCCGCGGTGGGATGGTCACCCAAGGCGCCGGCAGCTCCGCATCTGGCATATGCCCGCGAGTACTGGAAAGTCGTTGAGCCCTTTACCAACGGCTTTTACGTCAACGATCTGTCGGGAGAAGAGCGCTCAGCCATCGAGGCCAACTATCGAGGGAACTTTGCCCGTCTGAGCCGGCTCAAGACAAAGTACGACCCTACCAATCTGTTCCGCCTCAACGCCAATATCCTGCCGGGTTAG